Below is a window of Chitinophaga flava DNA.
AGCCTGAAAAAACAAACCGATGATATCAACAGCATCGGGCCTAACTTCTGGACACTGGACCCCCGTACCATTCTGGAATCCGTTAACTGGATTCCGTTTGCACCGGTATTCGACTTTGTTAATAAAATCAATAATAAACGACTGGCCAAAGAAATCAACCAGGCTTTGAAAAGACTCGGATTCAAGAATGTACTGTTGTTTAATGACAACGAATTCTATCGCGGTCAGTATCTGATTGAGCTGTTGCCGGAAGTGACAGACTGTATCTACTACAGCCGCGATAATATCGCCACGCATCCGTTTTTTGTAAGACATGGTAAACGCCTGGAACCATCGCTGATGGCCAAAGCCAGCATGGTAGTCACCAACTCCGACTATCTCGAAGATTACGGCAGAAAATACAATCCCCGCACCTACAACATTTTACAGGGCTGCGATTTCGAACGTTTTTTCCCTACCACTCCTTTTACCATGCCGGAAGAGATGGCCCATATCAAAGGTCCTATCATCGGTTATATGGGCGCCCTGATCGTTTCACGGCTGGATATCAGCATCCTGGAACATATCGCCGCAGAACGGCCGCAGTGGAGCATTGTATTGGTAGGCCCTGAAGATAAAACCTTCGAAAAAAGCAATCTGCATAAAATGCCGAATGTATATTTTCTGGGTAATACAACAGAAGTCAGGGTACCACAATTCATTCAGTTCTTCGATGTATGTCTGAACCCGCAGCTGGTAAATGGTATGACCATCGGCAACTACCCCCGCAAACTCGATGAGTACATGGTGCTCGAAAAACCCGTTGTAGTAACGGAAACACTGGCCATGAAACTGTTTGAAGGTTATATCTACCAGTGTAAAACAAAAGAAGATTATATCATCAACATAGAAAAAGCACTGGCGGAAGAACCTGGCAGTGATATCAGAAAAGCAAGAAAAACATTTGCCCTGACACATACCTGGGAAACAAGTCTTGGTAAGATGAGCGACCACTACAGAGCATTACAGGCCAACTAATCATTCTTAATTATGACAGACAACAGATTTAGTAATGACAACATTTTAGAGATCATGGTTACCGCATTCGTAGCCTTTACACTGCTGTTCCTTTTTGTAAAAATGTTGTTTTTCTAAACCCGGATAATATCAGTGAATTACACTAACACCAATAAAAAAACCGGCATCTTTACCGCTTTCATCAACATGATCAGACATCAGATTGGTGAGCGGAAACTGAACAGCCCCCTGGGATATATCCTCATGGGGCTGGCCGCAATGGTCATGTCATTTGCCATCGCCAGGATAGATGAACGGATAGGCCTCCTGGTGATTGCCGGCCTGTTGGGCGGCACGCTTACGTTTATCTGTCTGTTTAACACCAGACTGGGATTTTACATTACTGTCACCCTTTCCTTTTTTGCTTTTTATATCAACAGGCTGATCAGCGAGAGTCTGCCCGTAGGACTGGGAGTGGACGCGCTGATCGCCCTTACTTTTATCGGGATTTATTTCAGGAAGACCATTGTCAGGGAAAAATACTGGCAACACACCAGGAATCCGATTACCACCGCGTATTTTGTTTTTGTAGCTTTTTTCCTGGTAGAATTCTTTAATCCTTCAATGGACTCCATACCCGGATGGATCTTTGCTTTCAGGAAGTTTCT
It encodes the following:
- a CDS encoding glycosyltransferase encodes the protein MESKMIKGRDILVVGLQPWDIAIGSNCKNVAKELSQFNRVLYVNRALDRITLIRSKDDPKVQTRLKSLKKQTDDINSIGPNFWTLDPRTILESVNWIPFAPVFDFVNKINNKRLAKEINQALKRLGFKNVLLFNDNEFYRGQYLIELLPEVTDCIYYSRDNIATHPFFVRHGKRLEPSLMAKASMVVTNSDYLEDYGRKYNPRTYNILQGCDFERFFPTTPFTMPEEMAHIKGPIIGYMGALIVSRLDISILEHIAAERPQWSIVLVGPEDKTFEKSNLHKMPNVYFLGNTTEVRVPQFIQFFDVCLNPQLVNGMTIGNYPRKLDEYMVLEKPVVVTETLAMKLFEGYIYQCKTKEDYIINIEKALAEEPGSDIRKARKTFALTHTWETSLGKMSDHYRALQAN